Proteins from one Bos javanicus breed banteng chromosome 27, ARS-OSU_banteng_1.0, whole genome shotgun sequence genomic window:
- the CLN8 gene encoding protein CLN8 has protein sequence MGSMSLLGAGALDLDYTSGRVRGVLVAAGCAFYLGVFVVCHRLSSSLNATYRSLAAREQVFWNLAATRAVFGIQGTAAGLWALLLDPVLQADKALGQQDWCWFHITTATGFFFFENLALHVSNALFHTFDGFLAVHHLFAFLGFLGSAVNLQAGHYLPMVTLLLEMSTPFTCISWMLLKAGCANSRLWRLNQWAMVHLFHCRMVLTYHMWWVCLGHWAGLARSLFPPHLALFVVGLALLTLLINPYWTRKKTQQLLNPVDWNFAPGPPNGPAQPKKAR, from the exons ATGGGCAGCATGAGCCTCCTGGGCGCTGGTGCCCTTGACCTGGACTACACCTCCGGGCGGGTCCGCGGGGTGCTGGTGGCCGCCGGCTGTGCCTTCTACCTGGGCGTCTTCGTGGTCTGCCACCGGCTGTCCTCCTCCCTGAACGCCACCTACCGCTCGCTGGCGGCCCGCGAGCAGGTCTTCTGGAACCTGGCGGCCACACGTGCGGTCTTCGGCATCCAGGGCACCGCAGCGGGGCTGTGGGCGCTGCTGCTGGACCCCGTGCTCCAGGCTGACAAGGCACTCGGCCAGCAGGACTGGTGCTGGTTCCACATCACCACGGCGACCGGCTTCTTCTTCTTCGAGAACCTCGCCCTTCATGTGTCCAATGCGCTCTTCCACACCTTCGACGGCTTCCTGGCCGTGCACCACCTCTTCGCTTTCCTGGGGTTTCTCGGGTCTGCGGTCAACCTCCAAGCCGGCCACTACCTGCCCATGGTCACGCTGCTCCTGGAGATGAGCACGCCCttcacctgcatctcctggatgCTGCTGAAG GCCGGCTGCGCGAACTCTCGGCTCTGGAGGCTGAACCAGTGGGCCATGGTGCACCTGTTCCACTGCCGCATGGTGCTCACCTACCACATGTGGTGGGTCTGCCTGGGCCACTGGGCCGGCCTGGCCCGCAGCCTCTTCCCGCCGCACCTGGCGCTCTTCGTGGTCGGCCTGGCCCTCCTCACGCTGCTCATCAACCCCTACTGGACCCGCAAGAAGACGCAGCAGCTGctcaaccccgtggactggaaCTTCGCGCCTGGCCCCCCCAACGGGCCAGCGCAGCCCAAGAAGGCCAGGTAG